From the Campylobacter concisus genome, the window TACACTAAATCCTCTGCCATATCCCACGTTAAAAGTTTCGCTGCCATTTTGGCTGATATATTCAAGTGCGCTTATGTGGGCGTCTGCTAGGTCGCTAACGTGAATGTAATCTCTAACGCATGTACCATCTTTTGTCGCGTAGTCATCGCCAAAGATACCCATGCTATCGCGCTTGCCAAGTATAGTTTGCACAGCTACTTTGATAAGGTGCGTAGCGTTTGGATAGTTTTGGCCGATAAGCCCTTCTTCGTCTGCGCCTGCGACGTTAAAATAGCGAAGTATTGCAAATTTGAAATTTTCATTTGAAGCGGCGTAATCTTTGATGATCTGCTCGCTCATGAGTTTGCTTCTGCCGTATGGATTTATAGGGTTTGTAGGCATTGTTTCGCTAACTTCTGCCACGTCTGGCTCGCCGTAAACTGCGGCAGTTGAGCTAAATATAAATTTATTTACATTGTAAGTTTTTGCATATCTTAGCACCCTTGCAACGTTTGCGGTGTTGTTTAGATAGTATTTTAGCGGCTCGCTCATACTCTCAAAGACCTCTATAAACGCTGCAAAATGGATGATCGCATCAAATTTACCATTTGCAAAAATTTCATTTAGATCATCCTCTAAATTTGCGTTTATAAATTTAAAATTTCCTATTTTTTGGAGTGCTTCAAGTGCTTTTTGTGAACCCTTGCAAAGATTGTCGATGATGGTTATCTCATCTTTACCTTGCTTTAAAAGTGCTTTTACTACGTGGCTGCCGATGTATCCAGCACCACCTGTTACTAAAATTTTCAAGTTTAAGCCTTTCGTAAAAAGTGGTTAATTTTATCAAAAATAGGGTAAAGCAAAAGTAAAGCAAGGCTTTGAATGAAATTTAATCCTCTCTAACCCTTAAAAATATTGGAAATCTTGGCTTGCCATTGGCTGTTAAATTTTGAAATTTATATGTGATGATAGAGCCTATTTTTGGGGGATTTTTGCGCTTTTCATCGCTTAGTCCTGAGCCTATTTTAAAGACAGTGCCAGATTTTGGCTCGCCAATTTTTTCTTCGTTATCTTTGCCACCAAGCGCTTTGCAAGTGAGCGAACCAGCAAATTTTACGTATTTGCCGCTACCTTTATTTATAGCAATTACTTCACACTCGGCATCTTTAAATTTCTTAAATTTAAGTGCATTTTTACTTCTTTTTCGCTCGTACGGCGTATTTGGCTCACGCACGACTACTCCCTCTCCGCCCTTTACAATAATGTCCTCTGTGAATTTTAAAAATTGAGCGTTATCTCGCATTTTTATCTGTTTTATGATGATCAAATTTTGATTTGGCTCATTTTTTAAAAATTTGGCCAAAACTTCAAGTCTAGCAATTAAGCCACCACTTGCCTCAGGCACGTCAAAAACGTAAAATTTAAGCCTGCCCCACGCTTTTTTATCTGGCAACTTATCCATCACTGTTGCTTGAATTTCTTCAAACTTAAGCTCTTTAGCATAAAGCTCGCCATCGAGCGCAAATTTTGGGAAATTTTTAGTAAAACTTAGCGGTGCATTTAGCTTTTTGCCCTGTCTTGAGAGTAAATTCTCTCCGTCCCAGTAGGCACGCACGCCATCAAGCTTCTCGCTAGCTAGCCAGCCACTGACATTTTGATCTTTATACTCGCTAAGTCGCAGCAGGTCAAGAGAAAATGCAAAATTTAAAAGGGCTAAAACCGCAAAAATTATTCTAATCAAGCTTTTGCCTTGCAAAAACAATAATCCATATGATCGTCTACAACGCCCACGCTTTGCAAAAATGCATAGGTGCTAACAGAGCCTAGAAATTTAAACCCTCGTTTTTTTAGCTCCTTTGCCACAAAGTCTGACATAGGCGTAGTGGCTGGCACTTGTTTGATATCTTGATAGTGATTTATGATCTGCTTGCCGTCAAATTTTGGGTCAAATTTTCTTAACAAATATCCCCAAAGATAGTCATAAAAGCTACCAAATTCTTGCGTTACGGATAAAAATGCAAGGGCATTTATAGCGAGTGATTTTAGTTTTAATCTATTACGGATCAGCCTCTCATTTTGCATAAATTTAGCTATTTCAGCCTCGCCGTAAAACTTGATCTTCTCTGGATCAAAGCCATCAAACGCCTCTCTCATGGCCTCTCTTTTTTGAAGCACTCCATGCCACGAAAGTCCCGCCTGAAAGCCCTCCAAAACTATCATTTCGAAAAATTTTCTATCATCTTTTACGACTTTGCCCCACTCGTTATCGTGGTAAGCTATATCAAGCTCGCCTTTTGCCCATTCGCATCGCCTCATCTGCGTCCCTTAAATCTTAACTCCGTAAAACTCGCAATACCACTCGACAAATTTAGCTACGCCGTCGTTTACTTTTGTGTTTGGCTTGTAGTCAAAGTCAGCCACCAAGTCGCTCACATCAGCAAATGTTGCTGGCACATCGCCTGCTTGAAGTGGGAGGAAATTTTTCTTGATCTCACGGCCGATCTTTATCTCAACCGCCTTTATGTAGTCCATGAGCTCGACTGGGCTGTTGTTACCGATATTATAGACCTTAAACGGCGCTTTTGAAGTGGCAGGGTCTGGGTGCTTTGCGTCCCAAGCTGGATTTGGCTTAGCAGGGTTGTCGATGCACTTGATGATGCCCTTTACGATGTCGTCCACGTAGGTAAAATCGCGCTTCATCTTGCCGTAGTTAAAGACGTCGATAGTTTTATCTTTAAGCGCAGCATCAACAAACAAAAATAGCGCCATATCAGGACGTCCCCATGGTCCATACACCGTAAAAAAGCGAAGTCCAGTCGTTGGCACATTAAATAGATGGCTATAAGTGTGCGCCATCATCTCGTTGCTCTTTTTGGTCGCTGCGTAGAGGCTTATAGGGTGATTTACCGCCTCGTGCGTAGAAAATGGCATGTTTTCATTTAGGCC encodes:
- a CDS encoding DNA ligase, yielding MRIIFAVLALLNFAFSLDLLRLSEYKDQNVSGWLASEKLDGVRAYWDGENLLSRQGKKLNAPLSFTKNFPKFALDGELYAKELKFEEIQATVMDKLPDKKAWGRLKFYVFDVPEASGGLIARLEVLAKFLKNEPNQNLIIIKQIKMRDNAQFLKFTEDIIVKGGEGVVVREPNTPYERKRSKNALKFKKFKDAECEVIAINKGSGKYVKFAGSLTCKALGGKDNEEKIGEPKSGTVFKIGSGLSDEKRKNPPKIGSIITYKFQNLTANGKPRFPIFLRVRED
- a CDS encoding NAD-dependent epimerase, whose product is MKILVTGTAGFIGFHLANALVARGDEVVGYDVINDYYDVNLKLARLKTAGFDTSEIDYGKLIVSKTHPNLKFIKADLADEKTMKELFSKEKFDVVVNLAAQAGVRYSLINPKAYIDSNITGFMNILECCRHNEIKNLVYASSSSVYGLNENMPFSTHEAVNHPISLYAATKKSNEMMAHTYSHLFNVPTTGLRFFTVYGPWGRPDMALFLFVDAALKDKTIDVFNYGKMKRDFTYVDDIVKGIIKCIDNPAKPNPAWDAKHPDPATSKAPFKVYNIGNNSPVELMDYIKAVEIKIGREIKKNFLPLQAGDVPATFADVSDLVADFDYKPNTKVNDGVAKFVEWYCEFYGVKI
- the galE gene encoding UDP-glucose 4-epimerase GalE, which translates into the protein MKILVTGGAGYIGSHVVKALLKQGKDEITIIDNLCKGSQKALEALQKIGNFKFINANLEDDLNEIFANGKFDAIIHFAAFIEVFESMSEPLKYYLNNTANVARVLRYAKTYNVNKFIFSSTAAVYGEPDVAEVSETMPTNPINPYGRSKLMSEQIIKDYAASNENFKFAILRYFNVAGADEEGLIGQNYPNATHLIKVAVQTILGKRDSMGIFGDDYATKDGTCVRDYIHVSDLADAHISALEYISQNGSETFNVGYGRGFSVKEVIETAKKVSGVNFKVLNAPRRDGDPAILISNASKLRSLTSWKPKRDDLALIIKTALEWEKKI
- a CDS encoding DNA-3-methyladenine glycosylase I, yielding MRRCEWAKGELDIAYHDNEWGKVVKDDRKFFEMIVLEGFQAGLSWHGVLQKREAMREAFDGFDPEKIKFYGEAEIAKFMQNERLIRNRLKLKSLAINALAFLSVTQEFGSFYDYLWGYLLRKFDPKFDGKQIINHYQDIKQVPATTPMSDFVAKELKKRGFKFLGSVSTYAFLQSVGVVDDHMDYCFCKAKA